The proteins below are encoded in one region of Acanthochromis polyacanthus isolate Apoly-LR-REF ecotype Palm Island chromosome 4, KAUST_Apoly_ChrSc, whole genome shotgun sequence:
- the angptl3 gene encoding angiopoietin-related protein 3, whose protein sequence is MKLLCLLLVLASSIAAVHLETSGRDEYPTLPSHVFITAPSATEAKSRFAMLDDVRLLANGLLQLGQSLREFVHKTKAQINDIFQKLNIFDRSFYQLSVVTSEIKEEEEELKKTTNFLKANNEEIRNLSLEINSKINNILQERTLLLSKVGSLEERLKGLSQSMIPADQISEITTLKEVIEAQEKTITNLLKAVNEQHDQLDHQKTKIKNLEEKLSFDSFQDTVDKSMDSDHAAPDMFEYLTGNSTGLDNDFPVDCSELYNKGEPNSGIYVIKPNQSEPFNVYCEMGSDGGSTVIQRRVDGSADFDQTWEKYEKGFGDLEKDFWLGLKKIHSITQQGVYILRVDLEDWKEEKHWAEYCFSLEGPSKDYTLHVSHPSGDLPDAMANSTGMRFATKDRKKDNHQNSNCARNYTGGWWFNACGDTNLNGRYLWVRAKGRSVRRKGIHWKPGTGSSHSLKMTKITIRQAPTADCFN, encoded by the exons ATGAAGCTGTTATGCCTGTTGCTGGTACTAGCCAGTTCCATTGCTGCTGTCCATCTGGAAACCTCAGGCAGAGATGAGTACCCTACCCTGCCTTCCCACGTCTTCATCACAGCGCCGAGTGCAACTGAGGCAAAGTCTCGCTTTGCCATGCTGGATGATGTTCGCCTACTAGCAAACGGCCTCCTCCAGCTAGGACAGAGTTTACGGGAGTTTGTCCACAAGACCAAGGCCCAAATCAACGACATCTTCCAAAAGCTGAACATTTTCGACCGGTCTTTTTACCAGCTCTCGGTGGTCACCTCGGAGAtcaaggaggaagaagaagagctcAAAAAGACCACCAATTTCTTGAAAGCCAACAATGAGGAAATCAGGAACTTGTCACTGGAAATCAACTCTAAGATCAACAATATTCTGCAGGAGCGTACACTTCTGCTGAGCAAGGTGGGGAGCCTTGAGGAGAGGCTGAAGGGATTGTCACAGAGCATGATCCCTGCTGACCAGATAAGTGAGATCACAACTCTTAAG GAAGTAATTGAAGcacaagaaaaaacaatcaCTAATCTTCTGAAAGCTGTGAACGAGCAGCACGATCAGCTTGACCACCAGAAAACCAAGATTAAAAACCTGGAGGAAAAG CTCAGCTTTGACAGTTTTCAAGATACAGTCGATAAGTCAATGGATTCAGACCATGCGGCTCCTGATATGTTTGAATATCTGACGGGAAACTCAACTGGCCTGGACAATG ACTTCCCTGTAGACTGCAGTGAGCTGTATAACAAGGGGGAGCCAAACAGTGGAATCTATGTTATCAAACCAAACCAATCGGAGCCATTCAATGTTTACTGCGAAATGGGATCAG ATGGAGGTTCAACTGTCATCCAACGCAGGGTTGATGGTTCAGCGGATTTTGACCAGACATGGGAAAAGTATGAAAAAGGTTTTGGAGACTTGGAAA AGGACTTCTGGCTGGGCCTGAAGAAGATTCACAGCATTACACAACAGGGAGTTTACATCTTGCGTGTTGATCTGGAGGACTGGAAGGAGGAGAAGCACTGGGCAGAGTATTGCTTCTCACTGGAAGGCCCCTCCAAGGACTACACCCTTCATGTCAGCCACCCCTCAGGTGACCTGCCTGATGCCATGGCCAATAGCACCGGCATGAGATTCgccacaaaagacagaaaaaaggacAACCACCAAAATTCCAACTGCGCTCGCAATTACACAG GTGGCTGGTGGTTCAATGCCTGTGGCGACACAAACCTTAATGGAAGGTACCTGTGGGTGAGGGCAAAGGGACGCTCTGTGAGGAGGAAGGGCATTCACTGGAAGCCTGGCACAGGGTCCTCGCACTCCCTCAAGATGACCAAAATCACCATACGACAGGCTCCCACTGCTGATTGCTTCAACTGA